One window from the genome of Clarias gariepinus isolate MV-2021 ecotype Netherlands chromosome 15, CGAR_prim_01v2, whole genome shotgun sequence encodes:
- the LOC128543250 gene encoding receptor-transporting protein 3-like, which translates to MEDQMWMSVFRSRAEGLRDEWTLHMDDSIQPKNTEPGFYEYMRGSFAQFYCTGCGHSWSSKRVMVVFHFSRDAASGRGTVKMRRCKQECRRCTAPRKENPRYGQENIDVILEKLIEKIKFRCYGENVGQSNRSSRFTGRVTGPHESAHCEACQLGICQQGT; encoded by the exons atggaggaccAAATGTGGATGAGTGTGTTTAGATCGAGAGCCGAAGGTTTGCGGGATGAGTGGACGCTGCATATGGATGATTCCATCCAGCCCAAAAATACAGAACCAGGGTTTTATGAGTACATGAGAGGATCGTTTGCTCA GTTTTATTGTACTGGATGTGGTCATTCGTGGTCCTCTAAGCGAGTGATGGTGGTGTTTCATTTCTCACGTGATGCGGCAAGTGGGCGTGGCACTGTAAAGATGCGTCGTTGTAAGCAGGAGTGTCGCCGCTGCACTGCACCCCGCAAGGAGAATCCGAGATATGGTCAAGAGAACATTGACGTCATCCTGGAGAAACTGATAGAAAAGATTAAATTTAGGTGCTATGGGGAGAATGTGGGACAATCAAACCGATCCTCACGCTTTACTGGTAGAGTGACTGGACCACACGAAAGTGCGCACTGTGAAGCCTGTCAGCTGGGGATCTGCCAACAGGGAACATGA
- the LOC128543306 gene encoding receptor-transporting protein 3-like produces MEDQMWMSVFRSNAEGLQDEWTLHMDDSIQPKHPAGGFYEYMRGSFAQFRCSGCGRSWPSKRVMVVFHFSRDAASGCGTVKMRRCKQECRRCTAPRKENPRYSQENIDVILEKLVEKIKFRCYGENVGQSNRSSRFIGKVNGPHESAHCEACQLGICQQGT; encoded by the exons atggaggaccAAATGTGGATGAGTGTGTTTAGATCGAATGCCGAAGGTTTGCAGGATGAGTGGACGCTGCATATGGATGATTCCATCCAGCCAAAACATCCAGCAGGAGGGTTCTATGAGTACATGAGAGGATCGTTTGCTCA GTTTCGTTGTTCTGGATGTGGTCGTTCGTGGCCCTCTAAGCGAGTGATGGTGGTGTTCCATTTCTCACGTGATGCGGCAAGTGGGTGTGGCACTGTAAAGATGCGGCGCTGTAAGCAGGAGTGTCGCCGCTGTACTGCACCCCGCAAGGAGAATCCGAGATATAGTCAAGAGAACATTGACGTGATCCTGGAGAAACTTGTAGAGAAGATTAAATTTAGGTGCTATGGGGAGAATGTGGGACAATCAAATCGATCCTCACGCTTTATTGGTAAAGTGAACGGACCACATGAAAGTGCGCACTGTGAAGCCTGTCAGCTGGGGATCTGCCAACAGGGAACATGA
- the LOC128543354 gene encoding 5-hydroxytryptamine receptor 3A-like — protein sequence MCRPGHSGPTHESLQEVFDRKAFRPAVNLSNPTTANISFTLYAVLGVNEKTQILTTFLWLRMYWFHEYLIWDPDKCDGISKISLPVSNLWSPDIIVYEFVDDDVSQACPYVYVNHTGHIRYDRMLRLVTACNLEIFSFPFDVQNCTFTFGSYMHTIRDVRLKPALPFEEMSGNSKRYLEDSGEWELVVILGDEGILKFGIDEWDIITFWVVVKRRPILYVVNLLIPSSFLMIIDILSFYLPPHSVDRASFKMTLILGYTVFLLIMNDLLPSTANGTPIIGIYFSVCLAMMVISLLETVIITNVLHHNSMKYRPVPHWVRMIVLKYIAQLICYSDPDLTHTQRKILEQGEVWSTQQTRNDTTQHTHANVGVSPLCVPELVEISDCVRAIRSHLTMLQREEALQDEWCHVGYILDFLLFRVYLMLITFYAFVIIFMWCIWMYQ from the exons atgTGTAGACCGGGTCACAGTGGACCTACCCATGAGTCCCTACAGGAAGTATTCGACAGGAAGGCGTTCAGACCTGCGGTGAACCTGAGTAACCCCACCACCGCCAACATCTCCTTCACTCTGTATGCTGTTCTTGGAGTG AACGAGAAGACTCAGATCCTTACCACGTTCCTCTGGCTGCGCATG TACTGGTTTCATGAGTACCTGATCTGGGACCCTGACAAGTGTGATGGGATCAGTAAGATCTCACTTCCCGTAAGCAACCTCTGGTCACCCGACATCATCGTCTATGAGTT TGTGGATGATGATGTGTCTCAGGCATGTCCATATGTTTATGTTAACCACACCGGTCACATTCGGTATGACCGGATGCTTAGATTGGTCACAGCTTGCAACCTGGAGATCTTCAGTTTTCCGTTCGATGTTCAAAACTGCACCTTCACCTTTGGCTCCTACATGCACACAA ttcGGGATGTGAGGTTGAAGCCTGCACTCCCATTTGAGGAGATGTCAGGAAATTCGAAGCGTTACCTGGAGGACAGTGGAGAGTGGGAGCTGGTGGTGATTTTGGGAGATGAGGGAATTCTTAAATTTGGTATAGATGAATGGGACATCATAACCTTCTGG gtggtggTAAAGCGTCGGCCAATCCTGTACGTGGTGAACTTGCTCATCCCGAGCTCCTTCCTCATGATTATTGATATTCTGTCCTTCTATTTGCCGCCTCACAGCGTTGACCGCGCCTCGTTTAAGATGACGCTGATCCTCGGTTACACTGTTTTCCTTCTCATCATGAACGACCTCCTGCCGAGCACAGCCAACGGCACACCAATCATCG GAATTTATTTCTCTGTGTGTTTGGCTATGATGGTCATCAGTCTGCTGGAGACCGTCATCATCACCAACGTCCTTCATCACAACTCCATGAAGTACCGCCCAGTTCCTCATTGGGTCCGAATGATCGTACTGAAATACATCGCTCAACTCATCTGTTACAGTGATCccgacctcacacacacacaacgcaaAATCCTGGAACAAGGAGAGGTCTGGAGCACGCAACAGACACGCAATGACACTACACAGCACACACATGCTAACG TGGGGGTGTCCCCGCTGTGTGTCCCGGAGCTGGTGGAGATCAGTGACTGTGTGCGAGCGATTCGCTCTCACCTCACCATGCTGCAGCGAGAAGAAGCTCTGCAGGATGAATGGTGTCACGTCGGCTACATCCTCGACTTCCTGTTATTCCGTGTCTATCTAATGCTCATCACTTTCTATGCCTTCGTTATCATTTTCATGTGGTGCATATGGATGTACCAGTGA